One region of Chryseobacterium muglaense genomic DNA includes:
- the def gene encoding peptide deformylase, producing the protein MILPIRAFGDPVLRKTGKDIDKNYPDLQQLIDNMFETMYEANGIGLAAPQIGLDIRMFIVDVTPLAEDEDYEDIAEELKDFKKVFINAQILEESGEEWKFNEGCLSIPDVREDVKRKSTILIEYYDENFVKHTETFSDIRARVIQHEYDHIEGTLFTDHLSPLKKKLVKGKLTKITQGDVSISYKMRFPK; encoded by the coding sequence ATGATTTTACCAATTAGAGCTTTTGGAGATCCTGTACTGAGAAAAACAGGAAAAGATATAGATAAAAATTATCCGGATCTGCAACAACTGATCGATAATATGTTTGAAACCATGTACGAGGCAAACGGTATTGGTTTGGCGGCACCTCAGATTGGTTTAGATATAAGAATGTTTATTGTAGATGTTACACCTTTGGCAGAAGATGAGGATTACGAAGATATTGCTGAAGAGTTGAAAGACTTTAAAAAAGTTTTCATCAATGCTCAAATTCTTGAAGAATCTGGCGAAGAATGGAAGTTTAACGAAGGTTGTCTTTCTATTCCGGATGTGAGAGAAGATGTGAAAAGAAAAAGCACAATCTTAATCGAATATTATGACGAAAATTTTGTGAAGCATACCGAAACTTTTTCCGATATTAGAGCCCGCGTAATTCAGCACGAATATGATCATATTGAAGGTACCCTTTTTACGGATCATCTAAGTCCGCTGAAGAAAAAGCTGGTAAAAGGAAAGCTTACAAAAATTACGCAGGGAGACGTGTCTATTAGCTATAAAATGAGGTTTCCAAAATAA
- a CDS encoding SixA phosphatase family protein, producing the protein MKQLILVRHAKSDWPEETSDFDRPLADKGLLDALKMSKFLKNNKIGIDYLLSSPAVRALSTCKIFNQTYNLTFGTDEKLYNPSESNFESVIYDLNDDLNSVAFFSHNNGISNFANSISEDIFHFPTCGVAGFQIECDSWSQFDGANKKLLFFYEPGKI; encoded by the coding sequence ATGAAGCAACTCATCCTCGTAAGACATGCAAAAAGCGATTGGCCAGAAGAGACCAGTGACTTCGACAGACCTTTGGCAGACAAAGGTTTGCTGGATGCTCTGAAAATGTCTAAATTTTTAAAAAACAACAAAATTGGTATTGATTATCTGCTTTCAAGCCCTGCAGTAAGAGCTTTATCAACCTGTAAAATTTTTAATCAAACCTATAATCTAACTTTTGGAACAGACGAAAAACTTTACAATCCTTCTGAAAGTAATTTTGAATCTGTTATTTATGATTTAAATGACGATTTGAATTCTGTTGCGTTTTTCTCTCACAACAATGGTATTTCCAATTTTGCCAATTCTATTTCTGAGGATATTTTTCATTTTCCGACTTGCGGTGTTGCGGGCTTTCAAATTGAATGCGATTCTTGGTCGCAGTTTGATGGAGCCAATAAAAAGCTTCTTTTCTTTTATGAACCTGGGAAAATTTAA
- a CDS encoding T9SS type A sorting domain-containing protein, with protein sequence MYRQIYLLVAFFLFLGSKTYSQNTISVFQDNLSTPNPMITDGNDLYVGYYYSDKVVKFDLTNPNTPAVDVVTGVNRPYGLAIKDNMLYISEFGGDKISKIDLSNTSIAPETVISNVDSPIGLEFIGNDLYMALEGDNKVAKIDVTQASPQLVTVVNVASPFEIEVVDNQLYITERFAGRVVKFDMNNTSAANVVVAQGLSYPSGLTSDGKQLFIAEAGASKISKISLSVANPTVSDAVTSNLLSYPSGLLMHNNIMYITDFFASSIFKVDLASLSVSEFNRVNQKEVKIYPNPAIEKLNVYNSPSKEYKIYDMTGRVINSGTLERNSINVSELSSGNYILKTGEITTKFIKK encoded by the coding sequence ATGTACAGACAAATTTATTTACTGGTCGCTTTCTTTTTATTCTTAGGAAGCAAAACTTATTCGCAAAACACAATAAGTGTATTTCAAGACAATCTTTCCACCCCAAATCCAATGATTACCGATGGTAACGATTTGTATGTTGGTTACTATTATTCAGATAAAGTGGTGAAGTTTGACCTTACCAATCCCAATACTCCTGCTGTTGATGTGGTGACGGGTGTAAACAGACCTTACGGACTAGCGATAAAAGATAATATGCTTTATATTTCAGAATTCGGTGGTGATAAAATTTCTAAAATTGACCTTTCAAACACAAGTATTGCTCCTGAAACCGTAATATCAAACGTAGACAGCCCGATAGGTCTTGAATTTATCGGAAATGATTTATACATGGCTCTTGAAGGAGATAATAAAGTTGCCAAAATAGATGTTACCCAAGCTTCACCGCAGCTAGTGACTGTTGTCAATGTGGCAAGTCCTTTTGAGATTGAAGTTGTAGACAATCAACTATACATTACTGAAAGATTTGCAGGAAGAGTCGTAAAATTTGACATGAATAATACTTCTGCAGCAAACGTTGTAGTAGCTCAAGGATTAAGTTATCCTTCAGGTCTTACATCAGATGGAAAACAATTGTTTATAGCTGAAGCGGGAGCTTCAAAAATTTCAAAAATCAGCCTTTCAGTTGCTAATCCAACCGTTTCTGATGCTGTAACTTCTAACCTATTAAGTTACCCTTCAGGGTTATTGATGCATAATAACATCATGTATATTACAGATTTTTTTGCAAGCTCTATATTTAAGGTAGATTTAGCAAGCCTTTCTGTTTCAGAATTTAACAGAGTTAATCAAAAAGAGGTGAAAATTTATCCAAATCCTGCAATTGAAAAACTGAATGTTTACAACTCTCCATCAAAAGAGTATAAAATATATGACATGACGGGCAGAGTAATCAATTCAGGAACACTAGAAAGAAATTCTATCAATGTAAGCGAACTCTCTTCAGGAAATTATATTCTGAAAACAGGAGAAATTACTACGAAATTTATTAAGAAATAA
- a CDS encoding Smr/MutS family protein, which translates to MKIGNKVSVVDEDLSGVITSVNGNIVVFKDEYGFTYQYPKEKLVPKDAEIYENIKIIKKAEPRKTISKKHDKNPLILDLHFENLVKNPHDYDSFERLFLQKEKLIHTISFCRKNHLKKLEIVHGIGDGTLQRMVFDVLESQTGLDFYNKEILHHQSGAVMVEFH; encoded by the coding sequence ATGAAAATTGGTAATAAGGTTTCGGTGGTAGATGAAGATTTAAGCGGAGTGATTACTTCGGTGAATGGAAATATTGTGGTTTTTAAAGACGAATACGGTTTTACCTATCAATATCCGAAAGAAAAACTGGTTCCGAAAGATGCTGAAATTTATGAAAATATTAAAATCATCAAAAAAGCAGAACCCAGAAAAACAATTTCTAAAAAGCATGATAAAAATCCTTTAATTTTAGATCTTCATTTTGAAAATCTTGTTAAAAATCCGCATGACTACGATAGTTTCGAAAGGTTATTTCTGCAAAAAGAAAAACTAATTCATACCATTAGCTTCTGTAGAAAAAATCATTTAAAAAAGCTTGAGATTGTACACGGAATTGGCGACGGAACATTACAACGAATGGTTTTTGATGTTCTTGAAAGCCAAACAGGTTTAGATTTTTACAATAAGGAAATACTTCATCATCAATCGGGTGCGGTAATGGTAGAATTTCACTAA
- a CDS encoding DUF5606 family protein: MLLEKIISISGKPGLYKLVSQLKNGFIIEEVTTKKKVSIGNSSQVSLLDNIAMFTFDKEVPLFEVFENIAKNYDYKETINHKSSEAELAEFMTASLPNYDTDRVYNSDIKKLAQWYNILHKAGYITPESFVKAEAETVEGEASVEKEAPKKAAPKADKPATPKVKASTGAKAATKSTHRKMG, from the coding sequence ATGCTGTTAGAAAAAATAATTTCAATTTCTGGGAAACCAGGTCTTTACAAATTGGTATCGCAGTTGAAAAACGGATTTATCATTGAAGAAGTTACTACCAAAAAGAAAGTGAGCATCGGTAACTCAAGCCAAGTGAGCTTGTTAGATAATATCGCAATGTTTACTTTTGATAAAGAAGTTCCTTTGTTTGAGGTTTTTGAAAATATCGCTAAGAACTACGATTACAAAGAGACAATCAATCACAAATCTTCAGAAGCTGAATTGGCTGAATTTATGACTGCATCTCTTCCAAACTATGATACAGACAGAGTTTACAATTCTGATATTAAGAAATTGGCTCAGTGGTACAACATCCTTCACAAAGCGGGATACATCACTCCGGAAAGTTTTGTAAAAGCAGAAGCAGAAACTGTAGAAGGTGAGGCGAGTGTTGAAAAAGAAGCTCCTAAAAAGGCAGCTCCTAAAGCAGACAAACCTGCAACTCCAAAAGTAAAAGCAAGTACAGGAGCTAAAGCAGCTACAAAAAGTACACACAGAAAAATGGGATAA
- a CDS encoding serine hydrolase — MKHNLSLFFILFSIISFAQVEEKKLDELILNTLKTFDVPGMSVGVIKDGKMIYSKGFGVRSLTTKQQMDDTTLVGIASNSKAFTCVAMAILADEGKLNWDDKVSKYIPEFQMYDPYVSQNVTIKDLITHRAGLGLGQGDLMFFPEGGSLTVNDIVHNVRYLKPENSFRTTLDYNNIMFIVAGEVITRISGLSWADFIEQRIMKPVGMNSSFGSYNRAKAVANKIDAHAPVEGKAIAVPHDWNETGNAAGGIMSNIKDMTTWAEFLLNGFTTKDGKKIVSDKNIQQLWSLQIPDRVAMKNPYDTSFNGYGLGWFLSDVKGHKQVQHTGGLIGTVTQFTLIPDMKLGIVVLTNQQSGAAFNTITNTVKDSYLGIADRNWLKTYGDRMQKVEAEYNKQKKEAFAKSDAFKKEKNLQPKAEQFVGKYNDQWFGDVEIAQQGNSYRISCKNSPRLKGELLPFSNNTFIIKWDDRSYDADAYLIFSYDENGKAESAKMKAISDITDFSFDFDDLDLKRK, encoded by the coding sequence ATGAAGCACAACTTATCTTTATTCTTTATTCTTTTCTCTATAATCTCGTTTGCGCAGGTTGAAGAAAAAAAATTAGACGAACTCATTCTGAATACTTTAAAAACTTTCGATGTTCCGGGAATGTCTGTTGGTGTTATCAAAGACGGAAAAATGATTTACTCTAAAGGTTTTGGAGTACGCTCGTTAACAACGAAACAACAGATGGATGATACAACTTTGGTGGGCATTGCATCTAATTCTAAAGCTTTTACTTGCGTTGCAATGGCAATTTTAGCAGATGAAGGAAAACTTAACTGGGACGATAAAGTTTCAAAATATATTCCTGAATTTCAAATGTATGACCCGTATGTTTCTCAAAATGTAACGATTAAAGATTTGATAACGCATAGAGCAGGATTAGGTTTGGGACAAGGAGATTTAATGTTTTTTCCAGAAGGTGGAAGCCTTACCGTGAATGATATTGTACATAATGTAAGATATTTAAAACCAGAAAATTCTTTCAGAACGACTTTAGATTATAACAACATCATGTTTATTGTTGCGGGAGAAGTTATTACCAGAATTTCAGGGTTAAGTTGGGCTGATTTTATCGAGCAGAGAATTATGAAACCTGTCGGAATGAATTCAAGCTTCGGAAGTTACAACAGAGCAAAAGCTGTTGCTAATAAAATTGATGCACACGCTCCTGTTGAAGGAAAAGCAATTGCAGTTCCTCACGATTGGAACGAAACAGGAAATGCTGCCGGTGGAATTATGAGTAATATTAAAGACATGACGACTTGGGCAGAGTTTCTTTTAAATGGATTCACAACAAAAGACGGCAAAAAAATAGTTTCAGATAAAAATATTCAGCAGCTTTGGAGTTTGCAAATTCCTGATAGAGTAGCAATGAAAAATCCTTACGACACCAGTTTCAACGGATATGGTTTAGGATGGTTCTTAAGTGATGTAAAAGGTCATAAACAAGTACAGCATACAGGTGGATTGATTGGAACAGTAACTCAGTTTACTTTAATTCCGGATATGAAATTGGGAATTGTTGTTTTAACGAATCAGCAATCTGGTGCAGCTTTCAATACGATTACCAATACTGTGAAAGATTCTTATTTAGGAATTGCCGATAGAAATTGGCTGAAAACCTACGGTGACAGAATGCAGAAAGTTGAAGCAGAATATAACAAACAAAAGAAAGAGGCTTTTGCTAAATCTGATGCATTTAAAAAGGAAAAAAACCTTCAACCAAAAGCAGAGCAGTTTGTAGGGAAATACAATGACCAATGGTTTGGTGATGTTGAAATTGCTCAACAGGGAAATAGTTACAGAATTTCTTGTAAAAATTCTCCAAGACTGAAAGGGGAATTGCTTCCTTTTTCAAACAATACTTTTATTATCAAATGGGATGACAGAAGTTATGATGCCGATGCATATCTTATTTTTAGTTATGATGAAAACGGAAAGGCAGAATCTGCAAAAATGAAAGCAATTTCAGATATTACAGATTTTAGTTTTGATTTTGATGATTTAGATTTGAAAAGGAAATAA
- the ruvX gene encoding Holliday junction resolvase RuvX yields MGQIIAIDYGKARCGVAATDDMKIIASGLDTVETRFLIDFLKKYVVENKVEAIVVGLPVDLKGNISEVETDILGFIENFKKEFPQIEVHRLDERFTSKMASFFISQSGKSKKQRQQKGLIDKVSATIILQNFLEQRTR; encoded by the coding sequence ATGGGACAGATCATTGCTATAGATTACGGAAAAGCACGTTGTGGCGTTGCAGCAACCGATGATATGAAGATTATCGCAAGTGGTCTTGATACTGTAGAAACTCGTTTTCTGATTGATTTTTTGAAAAAATACGTCGTTGAAAACAAGGTGGAAGCAATTGTTGTGGGGCTTCCTGTAGACTTAAAGGGGAATATCTCAGAAGTAGAAACCGATATTTTAGGGTTTATAGAAAACTTTAAAAAAGAATTTCCGCAAATTGAAGTTCATCGTTTAGATGAAAGATTTACTTCAAAAATGGCTTCGTTTTTTATTTCACAAAGTGGAAAAAGTAAAAAACAAAGACAACAGAAAGGATTAATAGATAAAGTAAGTGCAACCATCATATTGCAGAATTTTTTAGAACAAAGAACAAGATGA
- the mazG gene encoding nucleoside triphosphate pyrophosphohydrolase, with product MNTRQEKLEAFGRLLDIMDDLREKCPWDQKQTLQTLRHLTLEETYELSDALLQEDLTEIKKELGDVLLHLVFYAKIGSEKESFDIADVINSLNEKLIFRHPHIYGDVEVKDEEEVKQNWEKLKLKEGNKSILGGVPKGLPSMVKAYRIQDKVKGIGFEFHDAEDAWKKVDEEINEFHAETDSDKKEQELGDVFFSLINYARISGLNPDSALERTNLKFISRFQKMEQLAAEADLKLADMTLEEMDVLWEKAKRFE from the coding sequence ATGAATACCAGACAAGAAAAACTCGAAGCTTTCGGAAGACTTTTAGATATTATGGATGACCTTCGTGAAAAATGTCCGTGGGATCAGAAACAGACGCTTCAGACGCTTCGTCATTTGACGTTGGAAGAAACGTACGAACTTTCGGATGCGCTTTTGCAGGAAGATCTTACCGAAATTAAAAAAGAACTTGGCGATGTGCTTCTGCATCTGGTTTTTTATGCTAAAATAGGTTCAGAAAAAGAAAGTTTTGATATTGCAGATGTCATCAATTCATTAAACGAAAAACTGATTTTCCGTCATCCTCATATTTATGGTGATGTAGAAGTAAAAGATGAAGAAGAAGTAAAGCAAAATTGGGAAAAACTAAAACTGAAGGAAGGGAATAAGTCTATTTTGGGTGGTGTTCCAAAAGGGTTGCCAAGTATGGTAAAAGCGTACAGAATTCAGGATAAAGTAAAAGGAATTGGCTTTGAATTTCATGATGCCGAAGATGCCTGGAAAAAAGTAGATGAAGAGATCAACGAGTTTCATGCAGAAACTGATTCAGACAAAAAAGAGCAGGAATTGGGAGACGTATTTTTTTCATTGATTAATTATGCTCGTATTTCAGGTTTAAATCCTGACTCGGCTTTAGAAAGAACCAATCTGAAATTTATTTCAAGATTTCAGAAAATGGAACAGCTTGCAGCTGAGGCAGATTTAAAATTAGCTGATATGACTCTGGAAGAAATGGATGTTCTCTGGGAAAAAGCAAAACGTTTTGAATAA
- a CDS encoding archaemetzincin, which produces MNLGKFNSYLSLVYLALLFFLFSCQKKELSYYEKIAFNDKALKNPRLGEWRYNKKEHFQTFQDFQTLKKIKPEEGKNIIYLQPVGEFNILQKKQIELTKQYLAKYFQLEIKILPTLPNTIFPKSAKRIRNNNQEQILATYLLDSILIKNKPKDAVVLMGITEKDLFPSPEWNYVFGLASYENGVGVTSMFRFYDGNLTEVNFNKSLERLLKISSHEIGHMFGISHCLNANCVMNGTNNLTETDSHFARACSLCQQKLNSSLKYNSQKRLIELRDFFEKQGFNREFSRAETDLKFLN; this is translated from the coding sequence ATGAACCTGGGAAAATTTAATTCATATTTAAGTTTAGTTTATTTAGCTCTTCTCTTCTTTCTTTTTTCATGTCAAAAGAAGGAATTATCTTATTATGAAAAGATTGCATTTAACGACAAAGCACTAAAAAATCCCAGACTAGGAGAATGGAGATACAATAAAAAAGAGCATTTTCAGACATTTCAAGATTTTCAAACATTAAAAAAAATAAAACCGGAAGAAGGAAAAAATATAATTTACCTTCAGCCCGTCGGTGAATTTAATATTTTACAGAAAAAGCAAATTGAGTTAACAAAACAATATTTAGCCAAATATTTCCAGCTGGAAATTAAGATTCTACCCACTTTACCCAATACTATTTTTCCGAAATCGGCTAAAAGAATTAGAAATAACAATCAGGAACAAATTTTGGCGACTTATCTTTTAGACAGTATTTTAATAAAGAATAAACCTAAAGACGCCGTTGTTTTAATGGGAATTACAGAAAAAGACCTTTTCCCCAGTCCTGAATGGAACTACGTTTTCGGGCTAGCTTCCTATGAAAATGGAGTTGGCGTTACCTCGATGTTCAGATTTTATGATGGGAATTTAACAGAAGTAAACTTTAATAAAAGTCTCGAAAGATTACTGAAAATAAGTTCACACGAAATTGGTCATATGTTTGGAATAAGCCATTGCCTGAATGCAAATTGCGTAATGAACGGAACCAACAATCTTACCGAGACTGATTCTCATTTTGCAAGAGCCTGCTCTCTTTGCCAACAAAAATTGAATTCTAGCCTCAAATATAACAGTCAAAAACGCTTGATTGAATTAAGAGATTTCTTCGAAAAGCAAGGTTTTAATCGAGAATTTTCAAGAGCGGAAACTGATTTAAAATTTTTAAACTAG
- a CDS encoding metallophosphoesterase family protein produces MTKILLLSDSHSYIDDRILDYAKQADEIWHCGDFGSFEIIEQLEKIKPLKGVWGNIDNAKIRSEFPEVNYFFCENVEVLMIHIGGYPGKYTPLAKKEISEKAPKLFISGHSHILKAMYDDKNKLLHLNPGACGKQGWHKMRTMMQFVIDGEEIKDLAVIELGPKV; encoded by the coding sequence ATGACTAAAATCCTTCTCCTCTCCGATTCTCATTCATATATTGATGACCGAATTTTAGATTACGCAAAACAGGCTGATGAAATTTGGCATTGCGGAGATTTTGGAAGCTTTGAAATCATCGAACAGCTCGAAAAAATTAAACCTTTAAAAGGAGTTTGGGGAAATATTGACAATGCGAAAATACGTTCCGAATTTCCTGAGGTAAACTATTTTTTTTGTGAAAATGTAGAAGTTTTAATGATTCACATTGGTGGTTATCCCGGAAAGTATACTCCTTTAGCGAAGAAAGAGATTTCAGAAAAAGCTCCGAAACTATTTATTTCAGGACATTCTCATATTTTAAAAGCAATGTATGATGATAAAAATAAATTGCTTCATCTCAATCCCGGAGCTTGCGGAAAACAAGGTTGGCATAAAATGAGAACAATGATGCAGTTTGTGATTGATGGAGAAGAAATAAAAGATTTGGCGGTCATTGAATTAGGGCCAAAAGTTTAA
- a CDS encoding FUSC family protein — MKVDHPVQNRFLYLIEMKKTERKWHFPFLAALCIGIPLLLGWFSGKPNYGSLSSLGALTILYFTTAPISQRMIHLAVCAFGIIFSFTISLFFSFNIYTAALSFGIVSFLSHFITSYFKISPPGNFFFIMLAAMASTYQFDLEMIPIRVGLVTMGAILSCSLAFLYSVFVEKSEVVNVSRRVFKKKRYTKFVESTIIGLIMMLTLIVGHLLKFQNTYWISISTVAIIQGRNFEHVRQRNMHRIFGTFIGLGLAWLILLFDPEKIIMIGIIVVLQFVVELMIVRNYGFAVIFITPLTLLLIEVGSTVHHEVENLMEARLLDTIIGSLMGLAAGFFLHHQQIINQLEKNIRYSFFQFKKLKK; from the coding sequence ATGAAAGTAGATCACCCTGTACAAAACCGTTTTCTATATCTAATTGAAATGAAGAAAACTGAGCGGAAATGGCATTTTCCGTTTCTGGCTGCATTGTGTATTGGTATTCCGCTTTTGTTGGGTTGGTTTTCCGGAAAACCAAATTATGGAAGTCTTTCGAGTTTGGGAGCGTTGACGATATTGTATTTTACGACCGCGCCAATCAGCCAGCGAATGATCCACTTGGCGGTTTGTGCTTTCGGGATTATATTTTCGTTTACCATCAGTCTTTTTTTTAGCTTTAATATTTATACAGCAGCATTATCTTTCGGGATTGTCTCTTTTCTGTCGCATTTTATAACTTCTTATTTTAAAATTTCACCGCCAGGAAATTTTTTCTTCATTATGTTGGCGGCGATGGCAAGCACCTATCAGTTTGATTTGGAAATGATTCCGATAAGGGTTGGTTTGGTAACAATGGGAGCTATTTTGTCTTGTTCATTGGCTTTTCTTTATTCAGTTTTTGTTGAAAAAAGTGAAGTGGTAAATGTTTCGCGAAGAGTTTTTAAAAAGAAAAGATATACCAAATTTGTTGAAAGTACGATTATAGGTTTAATTATGATGCTGACGTTAATTGTCGGTCATCTTTTAAAATTTCAAAACACCTATTGGATTTCAATTTCCACCGTTGCTATTATTCAGGGACGAAATTTCGAACATGTGAGACAAAGGAATATGCACCGTATTTTCGGAACTTTCATTGGTTTGGGTTTGGCATGGCTGATTCTACTTTTTGATCCTGAAAAAATTATAATGATAGGAATTATTGTAGTTTTACAGTTCGTTGTTGAGTTGATGATTGTAAGAAATTATGGTTTCGCCGTTATCTTTATTACGCCGCTTACCTTACTTTTAATAGAAGTCGGAAGTACTGTTCATCATGAGGTCGAAAACCTAATGGAGGCAAGATTACTCGACACTATTATTGGAAGTTTGATGGGATTGGCTGCAGGTTTTTTTCTCCATCACCAACAAATCATCAATCAACTGGAGAAAAATATTAGATATTCTTTCTTTCAGTTTAAAAAATTAAAAAAATAA